The Corynebacterium minutissimum genome includes the window ATCTCATCGTCACACCCATCTATAACCGCGACTGGTGGGACGCGTATCGCGATGTCAATTTGCGGTTTGCCCACGAAGTCGCTGCCGTTGCCGCAGAGAACGCCACGGTGTGGGTACAGGACTATCAGCTGCAGCTGGTGCCGGGGATTGTGCGTCAGCTGCGCCCAGACCTCACCGTTGGTTTCTTCCTGCACATTCCTTTCCCCTCCCCTGATCTCTTCCGTCAGTTGCCATGGCGTGAAGAATTAGTGCGCGGGCTTCTCGACGCCTCCCTGATCGGCTTCCACCTCGAATCCAACGCCCGCAACTTCCTCGAACTCGCCCGCACCCAGGGCCTTGAAGTCGAAGGCGAGGTAAGCACTCGCGACGTCACCGCCCACATCACCACAAACAGTGGGCATTCCGTGGGCGTGGCTGCCTTCCCGATTTCCATTGCGGCGGGTGAGTTCGGACGTGAGGATGATGAGGGGGACGTCGCTCAGCTCCGCGCCGAATTGGGCAATCCGAAGCGCGTCATTTTGGGCGTGGACCGCCTGGATTATACGAAGGGTATTTTGCAGCGTCTCACCGCGTTTGAGGAGCTGCTCGAAACAGGCGCGCTGGACCCAGCAGAGGTAACGCTGGTGCAGCTGGCCACACCCTCGCGGGAGCGCATTGACCACTACCGCGCCACACGCTCCAAGGTGGAGGAAGCCGTCGGCCGCATTAACGGGCGTTTTAGCCAGCTCGGCCGGCCGGTGGTGCACTATCAACACCGCTCCGTACCCAAAGACGTGCTGCGCGGCTACTACCGCTTGGCGGATATCATGCTGGTCACGCCGTTCAAGGACGGTATGAACCTCGTGGCCAAGGAGTACGTGGCCTCTCATAGCGATGGTTCGGGCGCACTCGTGCTTTCTGAGTTTGCTGGTGCCGCGGTGGAGTTGACGCAGGCGAACCTGTGTAACCCCTTCGATATTGAGTCCATCAAACGTGCGCTGCTTTCGGCGGTCAGGGCCCTTGATGAGTCCCCAGAACTCATGCGCGAGAACATGCTGGCAATGAACCGCCAGGTTCGTGAACATGACATCGCGTTGTGGTCGGATTCCTTCCTCGGCGCACTGAAGGAGGCGTGATGCGCAGATTATCTATGGCGCTCGTGGCGCTGTGCTTGGCCGCGCTTCCTGCCTGCGGGTCCGCTGAGGAGGAACCTACTCCGCGGGGTGATGAGAGGGTCATCGGCAAGCAGTGGCAAGTTACGAACCTGTACACCACTCCGGAAGCACCATCGGCCATCGCGCCGGATACGGCGCAGGTTCCGCACATGAGCTTCGGTGAGCATACCGTGGTGGGCTCGACGGGATGCGTGCCGTTTACCGCTGAGGTGTCTTTTACCGAGGGAGGCAAGGACTCCACGATTTGGGAGGCCGACGGCATGCACGTGGATAAGGTCGACTACGAATCGGTGCCGTCGGACGAGGACTGTACGGGGTCGGTACTGTGGGCGGACAAGCTGCTGCGCACCCTCATCGCGCAGGGTCATGACTTTGATTTTGCGCTGAACCACAACAACCAACTGGTGTTGACGCTGCGCACAGACAAGGTGGATTCCCCCATTATTCGGATGGCCTCGCTCTAGGACTAGGGCTTTAGGGCTAGGGTGGGCTCCATGATGGATGCTCTTGCCTCAACCGCGCACCTCGCGGTGGTGTCCGATTTTGACGGCACGCTCGCCGGTTTCGCCACGCGCCCAGACGCCGTCCAGCCGGAGAAGCGCTCTCTCGACGCCCTTGCGTCGCTTGCGCAGCTGCCCGACACCACAGTGGCGGTGCTCTCGGGCCGCCACCTCGATGGGCTCAAGCACGTGTGTCCGCTGCGTGAGCCGGTCCTCATGGGTGGCTCACATGGTGCGGAATCCTCGTGGGAGGAATCCCCGCTGACCCCGGAGATGAAAGCGCACCTAGCAAAGAAAGAGGCGGAGATTGAGGAGATCATCGCCCGCCATCCCGGCGCGGAGCTGGAGGTCAAACCTTTCCAGCGTGTGCTGCACTTGCGCGCTCTAGAGTTGCAGAACCCCGCTGCTGCCGCCGCGGCGTATGAGGAGGGATTGGCCTTAAGCGCGGATGGATTCCCCAAGACTGCCGGCAAGTGCGTTGTGGAGTTTTCCGCCACGCAGGCAACAAAAGGCACGTGGATTAAGACCTTGCGCGAGCGCGTCGGCGCTACGGCCATGGTCTTTCTAGGTGATGACACGACCGACGAGGACGGTTTCGCAGTGCTCAACCAGCCGCCAGACCTCGGCGTGAAGGTGGGCGAGGGAGATACCTTGGCCACGCATCGAGTCGCGGATGTGGTTGCGGTGTCGGAGTTTCTGGAAGAGCTCGCGGCCGCCCGCGCGGCACACGTTCCACGTTAATGGCCCGCGCCGTGCCCCTTACCTGTGTCTCGGCTTCTTAGGCCGGGGGCCCGACGGTACGGCCGGCGTGGAACGTTGTGTTCAGCACCTTGCGGGGCGGCTCCTGCGGCGGGGTACTTGGGCGACTGATGAGGTCGGCGAGCATATTTCCCGCGGCCGCGCCTTTCGCTTTGTTGGGCTGCACGACGGTGCTCAAACCCACGGCTAAGGCTGGGGCGATGCCATCGAAGCCGGTAACAGACAACTGCGAAGGCACGGCGATGCCGTGGTCGCGCGCATAAGCCAGCACACCCAGCGCCATTGAGTCCGTCGTGCACAGCACTGCAGTAAGCTCCGGATGCTCGGTGAGCAATTCCTCCGCGGCAGCGTAGGCCGTGCGGGAATCATTAATGTGCCGGGTAACCACGGGAATCGACTCCGGAGAAAGACCAGCTTCCTGAAAGACGTCCAAGGCTCCCAGAACGCGTGAGCGCTGCACGTGCATATCGGCGGCCGCCAGCTGCTCGGGAGATACGAAACCGTCGAGACGCTCGCGGTGCAGGCGGATGGTGAGGATGCCGATGTGGGTATGGGAGGCGTCGATAAGCGCGCGCGCTGCTGGAGCAATGGCAGCCCTGTCATCGATACCCACGAAGGGCAAGCCAGAATCCGTGGGCTGGTCACAGACCACGACCGGCAGCCCGCGCCGTCGCACGGCCTCAAGATAAGCATCACCCGCAGCCACGGAATACACCACGAACCCGTCCACAGCAGCGGAGCCGACGAGTTGGCCTGCGCGAGCGTCATCGGACGCGCCCACCGTATCGGGACCAGCCGGAATGAGGGTCAGCGTCGTGCTCGCGCCCGCGGAGGCCTCCGCCATGCCGGCAAGGAAGTCAACGGATGCCATGTCCTCGAAGGCATAGGACAGGTGCTCAGTGAGCAGCACCCCCACCGAGCCTTGGCGGCGCGTGCGCAGGCTGCGCGCGGTGGGGTCTGGGCCGACGTAACCGCGGGCGGCGGCTGCGGCCAGGATGCGCTCACGGGTGGCAGGTGCCAGCTGGTCAGGGCGGTTATACGCGTTGGACACCGTGGTGCGGGAAACCCCGAGTTCGGCGGCGAGCGAGGCCAGCGTGGTGCTGCGAATGGACATGCCGGTAACCTTACCCGTTTTCAACCCATTATCATTTGACAACAATTTTCACTAGACCGTTAGAATGAAGACCATGACTACATCGCTCTCACGCCATGCTTGGCACCGACCCACCGCTCTCCTTTTCACCGCCGTCCTCGGCGCTGCATCGCTGACCGCCTGCTCCTCTGGTGGCGACAACGCCGACGGTGGCGCGGGGGCCGGAAGCGATAAGGAGACCATCCACGTCGTCGCCTCGACGTCGATCTGGGCTGATGTGGCGCAAGCAGTGGTCGATACCGCGAAGACCGACGTCAACATCGATGTCAAGGCTATCGTCACCGGCAATGACGTGGACCCGCACCACTTCGAGCCGACCGCAGCCGACATCGCCCGTGCTAACGAAGCCGATGTCATCATTGCCGGCGGCGGTGGCTATGATGCCTGGCTCTACCAGGCCGTGAAGAACCAGGACGATATCATCCACGCCCTGCCCCTCACTGAACATTCGCACGACCATGACGACCATGACCACGGGCATGAGCATGAGCACGGCGACCATGACCACGGACATGAGCATGACCACGCTCATGACGAGCACGCACACGAAGAGGGCCTCGACCACGCTCATGACGAGCATGCCCACGAGCACGGCCATGACCATGACGCCGAGACCGTAAGCATGGACGAGGCCAAGAAGATTGCCGCCGAGCACCCGGAGAAAATAACCAATATCGAGGGCAATGAGCACGTCTGGTACGACGCCGCCGCCATCGAGAAAGTCGCCACCGAGGTCGCGGCCATGGTCAACAAGACCAACCCGGATGCCAAGGCAACCGCGAACCCGCTGCTGAAGAGGGTGGAGAAGATTAAGGCGCGCGTCGAGAAGCTGCCCACGAAGAACTACGCGCAGACCGAGCCGATTGCGGACTACATCATGAAGTACACCGACAGCACCGACGTCACCCCGGAGGGCTACCGCAAGGCCACCGTTGCCGAGGGCGAGCCGAGTGCCGCTGACCTAGCGAGCTTCCTCGAGGCCATCACCAACGGCGAGGTGGACCTGCTCATCTTCAACCCGCAAACCGAAACCGACATGACCCAGCGCATCCGACAGGCCGCCGAGGACAAGGACATCCCGGTCGTCGAGATTGGAGAGACCCCGCCGGAGAACACCAACTTCCTTGACTACTACGAGGAAGCCGTCAGCGCTCTCGAGGCCGCTTAAGTGCTTGTCTCCTTTCACAATGCCGCAGTGGAACCACTGTGGTCGGAGCTGAATCTCGCCGTGGACCGCGGCGAGTTCATCGCCGTTTTGGGGCCCAACGGTGTGGGGAAATCGACGCTACTCGGAACCATCCTGGGAACGCGGAAGCTCACGACGGGCACGGTGGACGTCGATTGTCGCGTGGGTTTCATCCCCCAACAGCGCATGTTCCCCGCTGACCTCCCGCTGCGCGCCCGCGACCTCGTGTCCCTCTCCTTGGCACACGGCGCTTTCCGACGCCGCCGCCCACCCCACCACCGCGTCGACGCACTGCTGGAGGAAGTCGGCGCAACGGGCATAGCGGATCGGCGCGTGGGCCAGCTCTCCGGCGGCCAGCAACAGCTCGTCCGCCAGGCGCAAGCCCTCGCCAACGACCCAGAGCTCATCCTCGCCGACGAACCACTCTTGTCGCTGGATCCGGGGCGGCAGCAGGCGACCGTCGAGAAGCTCAATGCGTGGCGTCACGAGCGCGGCACCTCCATCCTCTTCGTCACCCACGGCATCAATCCCGTGCTGGGTGTGGTGGACAAGGTGCTCTACCTCGCGCCCAACGGGCACATGTTCGGCACGGTGGATGAGGTCATGCGCTCGGAGGTGCTCTCGGAGCTGTACGGCTCGTCCGTGAAGGTCCTCAACGTCGATGGGAGGCTCATCGTTGTCTAAGTTCCTCGAGGATACTCAGTATTTGCTGGGCGTCGATTTCGTACAGGATGCACTCATCGCCTGCGCACTCCTGGGCATCCTGTCAGGCGTAATGACCTCGCTCATCGTGCTGCGCCAGATGTCTTTTTCCGTGCATGCCACCTCGGAGCTCGCGCTCATGGGTGCCGCCGCAGCGCTGTTGTTCGGCCTCAACATCGGTTTCGGCGCCATTGCCGGTGCCATCGTCGCCGCCATCATCCTGGCTGTGCTGGGACTCAAAGGCCAGCAAGACAGCGCCATCGGTGTGGTCATGAGCTTTGGGCTGGGCCTCTCAGTGTTGTTCCTGCATCTCTACCCTGGCAATGCCAACACGGCGATGACGCTGCTGACCGGCCAAATCGTCGGCGTGTCCTCGGCGTCGGTGTGGCTGCTCGCGGCCACGACCGCCATCATTGTCGCGGCGGTCACCATCCTGTGGCGCCCCCTACTCTTTGCTTCCGCGGACCCCGTCATGGCGCAGGCAGCGGGCGTGCCGGTGAAAGCCCTCTCCGTGGTCTTCGCAGTTCTCGTCGGTTTGACCGCCGCGCAGTCGGTGC containing:
- a CDS encoding alpha,alpha-trehalose-phosphate synthase (UDP-forming), whose protein sequence is MPGRSTSFVVVANRLPVDLETSPDGTRTWKASPGGLVTALSPVLEKHQGCWVGWPGVADEAPEPFTTDKGVLLHPVRLTQDDYEAFYEGFSNATLWPLYHDLIVTPIYNRDWWDAYRDVNLRFAHEVAAVAAENATVWVQDYQLQLVPGIVRQLRPDLTVGFFLHIPFPSPDLFRQLPWREELVRGLLDASLIGFHLESNARNFLELARTQGLEVEGEVSTRDVTAHITTNSGHSVGVAAFPISIAAGEFGREDDEGDVAQLRAELGNPKRVILGVDRLDYTKGILQRLTAFEELLETGALDPAEVTLVQLATPSRERIDHYRATRSKVEEAVGRINGRFSQLGRPVVHYQHRSVPKDVLRGYYRLADIMLVTPFKDGMNLVAKEYVASHSDGSGALVLSEFAGAAVELTQANLCNPFDIESIKRALLSAVRALDESPELMRENMLAMNRQVREHDIALWSDSFLGALKEA
- the otsB gene encoding trehalose-phosphatase produces the protein MMDALASTAHLAVVSDFDGTLAGFATRPDAVQPEKRSLDALASLAQLPDTTVAVLSGRHLDGLKHVCPLREPVLMGGSHGAESSWEESPLTPEMKAHLAKKEAEIEEIIARHPGAELEVKPFQRVLHLRALELQNPAAAAAAYEEGLALSADGFPKTAGKCVVEFSATQATKGTWIKTLRERVGATAMVFLGDDTTDEDGFAVLNQPPDLGVKVGEGDTLATHRVADVVAVSEFLEELAAARAAHVPR
- a CDS encoding LacI family DNA-binding transcriptional regulator, which gives rise to MSIRSTTLASLAAELGVSRTTVSNAYNRPDQLAPATRERILAAAAARGYVGPDPTARSLRTRRQGSVGVLLTEHLSYAFEDMASVDFLAGMAEASAGASTTLTLIPAGPDTVGASDDARAGQLVGSAAVDGFVVYSVAAGDAYLEAVRRRGLPVVVCDQPTDSGLPFVGIDDRAAIAPAARALIDASHTHIGILTIRLHRERLDGFVSPEQLAAADMHVQRSRVLGALDVFQEAGLSPESIPVVTRHINDSRTAYAAAEELLTEHPELTAVLCTTDSMALGVLAYARDHGIAVPSQLSVTGFDGIAPALAVGLSTVVQPNKAKGAAAGNMLADLISRPSTPPQEPPRKVLNTTFHAGRTVGPPA
- a CDS encoding metal ABC transporter solute-binding protein, Zn/Mn family, with translation MTTSLSRHAWHRPTALLFTAVLGAASLTACSSGGDNADGGAGAGSDKETIHVVASTSIWADVAQAVVDTAKTDVNIDVKAIVTGNDVDPHHFEPTAADIARANEADVIIAGGGGYDAWLYQAVKNQDDIIHALPLTEHSHDHDDHDHGHEHEHGDHDHGHEHDHAHDEHAHEEGLDHAHDEHAHEHGHDHDAETVSMDEAKKIAAEHPEKITNIEGNEHVWYDAAAIEKVATEVAAMVNKTNPDAKATANPLLKRVEKIKARVEKLPTKNYAQTEPIADYIMKYTDSTDVTPEGYRKATVAEGEPSAADLASFLEAITNGEVDLLIFNPQTETDMTQRIRQAAEDKDIPVVEIGETPPENTNFLDYYEEAVSALEAA
- a CDS encoding metal ABC transporter ATP-binding protein; this encodes MLVSFHNAAVEPLWSELNLAVDRGEFIAVLGPNGVGKSTLLGTILGTRKLTTGTVDVDCRVGFIPQQRMFPADLPLRARDLVSLSLAHGAFRRRRPPHHRVDALLEEVGATGIADRRVGQLSGGQQQLVRQAQALANDPELILADEPLLSLDPGRQQATVEKLNAWRHERGTSILFVTHGINPVLGVVDKVLYLAPNGHMFGTVDEVMRSEVLSELYGSSVKVLNVDGRLIVV
- a CDS encoding metal ABC transporter permease, producing the protein MGGSSLSKFLEDTQYLLGVDFVQDALIACALLGILSGVMTSLIVLRQMSFSVHATSELALMGAAAALLFGLNIGFGAIAGAIVAAIILAVLGLKGQQDSAIGVVMSFGLGLSVLFLHLYPGNANTAMTLLTGQIVGVSSASVWLLAATTAIIVAAVTILWRPLLFASADPVMAQAAGVPVKALSVVFAVLVGLTAAQSVQIVGSLLVMALLITPGAAAVQITSSPLRAVVWATIFAEVSAVGGFILSLAPGLPVSVFVTTISFVIYLVCRLIGWLRNRRAVRDDIAAARVTKAHFEGRSDSEKHHTSTHDEHCAHPD